The window TTCCTTCGGCGCTTCCTCCGTCTTTCTTGCCAAGAATCAGCCAGGAAGTCAGCCCGCCGATAACAGCCAGCGCCAAAATGGAAATTATTAATTTTTTATTGTTCATTTTTGTTTGATGATTTTAATAGTTAGTTTTTAAATAGACTTTAATAGTTTACCACGCCAAAAAACGTAGCAAAATACTCATCGAAGTCCGGTGTCGATGAGTAAGTTAAATTAAAAAGAGTTGGGACTGTTGAGTTGAATGGAAAGCCAATGGAACAATTTTAATTCGCCGGAAAAGTTTTGACTGAACAAGCGGCGGATAAAGTATAAAAACAGTCGGGCGTTTTTGGCAAAAGCGGCGAAAGAGAAAACTGAAACAACGCCCGCCAGAGCGAAAATCAAAACCACCAAAGAAAACATCTCTTCTTTGTTGATGCTTAAATTGTTTTGAATTGCTTCAAAAAGACAGCCGTTGTGGTCAAAACAGGTCTGGTGGTTCATGGCGTAAACGCCTAAAACCGCCGCGAAAATAAGTATAAAAACGGAAACTATGGCCAAAAATCGTGTCATTGGCATATATTATACCAAAAAATCAAAAAGCAAGCAAAACCCCGAGGAATCCCGCCGGGCGGGGTCCCGCCAGGGCGGGACATTCCACAGGGTATTTAACGGAATTACCTCAAATCTTTCTTCCTCTCTTCGAATTCGTGCTTGGTTATTTCGCCTTTGGCATAGCGTTCTTTGAGAATATTAACGGCCGATGAAGATGCGCCGCCCATTTTGCCCCACAGCCATTTTATCAGAACGACGATGCCCACGATTATAAGGATGTGCCACAAAACGGCGAATATCCAGCCGACGAAAAGAAACGAGGGCCCGAAACCGTAACTCATCATATTATTTGTGTCGCTAAAGTTCATAAAATTCGACCAATCGCCGCCATAATAACGGCCGCCCATCATCCCGCCGCCCATCATATTCATCATTCCCATCATCGGCAAAAAGCCGGAGCCATCGGTCGGGTAAGCGGCTGACGTGTCGCATCCGCTCAAACGCTTGCCCATCACGGCGTGCATTTGTTCTTCCCCATCCTCGCCCATCATGGAAATCATCATTTGATTCATCGCCGCGTGACTTTCGCCGGCCATCTGCCCCATATAATACTCTCCCAAAAATTCAAAATCATCGTCATTCAAATCGGCGCAGGTTTTTTCTTTAGCCTGCAAAGCGTCCCAAACTTTTTTACCCTCCGCTTCCGCCTCAAAGGTATGGTCGTCTGTTTGGGCGGCGACAAAACCCGCCGGAATTATAAAAGAAAAAACTAAAACACCCGTCAACAAAACGAAACTTAAAGATCTTTTAATTGTCCTAACACTCGCACTTTTTGTCATCATTTTTAAATTTTAAACACCTCTCCTTAATAATGCAATACACCAGCTTTAAAAAAACGATCGTGCCGGCAATGGTAACGATGTAGGAAATAATGATAAGCCCGCCGCCCCAGAACAGCGAAGCGGGGTCTTTTTGCGTTATTTTGGAATTAGACAT is drawn from Candidatus Paceibacter sp. and contains these coding sequences:
- a CDS encoding SHOCT domain-containing protein; amino-acid sequence: MMGMMNMMGGGMMGGRYYGGDWSNFMNFSDTNNMMSYGFGPSFLFVGWIFAVLWHILIIVGIVVLIKWLWGKMGGASSSAVNILKERYAKGEITKHEFEERKKDLR